From Chryseotalea sp. WA131a:
CAATGAGCTACAATAACCCATGTTAGACATATGATTTATAAAATGAACATCGGGCCGATTGGATAGTTGTTTTCCTATTTCCTTCACGCTACCATCTGTGCTACCGTCATCCAACACAATTACCTGAATGTTTGTGTAGGTTTGGTTAAAAACAGAATGCAACGCCTGCGCTACAAATTTTTTATGATTATAGCACAAACAAAAAATGGTAACAAGTGGGTTCACAAAACTTTTAAGTAACTTCTTTTTACCGTGGTAATGGCACCGATACTTTTTTTGAAATGCAAGAGCGGTCGATTAATGGAATTATTTAACATGGCAGTTCCAAGGTCAACCCATTGATACCCTTGTTTCTTTGCAACACCATACAATTGATCTAATAAAAATGGAATGGGACTAAGCTTATCAAACTTTCTCAGATGGCCATAATAAAATGTGTACAAAACCGAATTGTTGACTTTGATCACAATGGCCGCGGCCGTCATCTCATCTTGGTGAGAAACGGAATACAATAAAAGATTTTGCGGTAACCCTTTACTGAATTTTAGCATATCCGAGTAGTTCATGGACAAAGCTTGGCCCCGCTCCTGCCGGCACAGGGACAAAAAATTATACACTTCTTTTAATTTTTGGAGCGGCTCCGCTTTAAACCCCAACTGAAAAGCACTTTTTCGTAAACGATTTCTTTTGGCGGGTACCATTTTACTCAACAACGAATTCTGATCTATCTGAACTAAACTTGCCACTTCTTCTTCATATTGAAATCCTGCTTGCGTCAATACTTGATGAAGATTGTTATTGGGTTTCGGCTCAAGTAGTTGAGGAGCGTTCTTTATCCGCACCTCCGTTACTTTTTTGTTCTTTAAATCGTCTAAAATAAACCGCAGGAAAGAAGTTAACTGCGCTGAGCTTACTTGCTTTTTAATTTCAAAGCCAGAAAAGGGAGCGCGGAAGGGGCTGCTGGCTACTTTCAACTTTAGATTGAAATAAACTTCCGCTACAACTGATTTGCCTGCTGCTGCGGTGTAGTGCCACCAACCACTTTTCGATTGAGTGACCAAATGAATTGGGTTATTGTAAATGA
This genomic window contains:
- a CDS encoding GNAT family N-acetyltransferase, giving the protein MELIFKCARVVDFSFQSSHFIYNNPIHLVTQSKSGWWHYTAAAGKSVVAEVYFNLKLKVASSPFRAPFSGFEIKKQVSSAQLTSFLRFILDDLKNKKVTEVRIKNAPQLLEPKPNNNLHQVLTQAGFQYEEEVASLVQIDQNSLLSKMVPAKRNRLRKSAFQLGFKAEPLQKLKEVYNFLSLCRQERGQALSMNYSDMLKFSKGLPQNLLLYSVSHQDEMTAAAIVIKVNNSVLYTFYYGHLRKFDKLSPIPFLLDQLYGVAKKQGYQWVDLGTAMLNNSINRPLLHFKKSIGAITTVKRSYLKVL